A portion of the Juglans microcarpa x Juglans regia isolate MS1-56 chromosome 1D, Jm3101_v1.0, whole genome shotgun sequence genome contains these proteins:
- the LOC121248903 gene encoding putative phytosulfokines 4: protein MAKVSTGLLMIALLLCSSTLTYASRPEPGFADATPANTHHGHFAEAEHLHTLDGSSCEGLGEEECLERRTLAAHLDYIYTQKQKP from the exons ATGGCAAAGGTCTCCACCGGCCTGTTAATGATAGCGCTCCTCCTCTGCTCCAGTACGCTGACCTATGCTTCCCGTCCAGAGCCAGGTTTTGCTGATGCGACTCCAGCAAATACCCATCATGGG cATTTTGCGGAAGCAGAGCACTTACATACTTTGGATGGGAGCTCATGTGAAGGACTTGGAGAGGAGGAATGCTTGGAAAGGAGGACGTTGGCTGCTCACCTCGATTATATCTACACCCAGAAGCAGAAGCCATGA